CTTGAAACAGTACCAAGTAAGTACAGAAGAGTTCGACCACAAGCTCGTTACGAGCGCTCGCTCGAATTACTTCAACTAACCAAAGATGCAGGGATTAAATCCAAAAGCGGAATTATGGTTGGCCTTGGGGAAACCCGTGAAGAAGTGATTGAGCTTATGCAGGATTGTGTAAACCACGAAGTAGATGTACTTACCATCGGTCAGTATATGCAGCCAACCAAAATGCACCATCCGGTAATGGAGTGGGTACACCCGGATCAATTTGCGGAATACAAGGAAATAGGAGAGAGCTTGGGAATAGGCCATGTTGAAAGTGGCCCACTAGTGCGCTCCTCATATCATGCTGAAAGGCACGTTTAGTTTTTTTCCTAGGCTTCAGGTAGTATCTTAGTTCAAAATCTATTCTATGCTGTCTACGTTAACGGTCTTATTCATTAGCTATATACTTGGCTCTATCCCATCAGCTATCTGGGTAGGAAAGGTTTTTAAAGGGGTAGATGTTCGTGAACATGGAAGTGGAAATGCGGGAACTACCAATACATTTCGGGTTCTTGGTGTTCCATTTGGAGTAACGGTTTTTGTGTTGGACTTCATGAAGGGTTTTGTCCCTTCTTTTTGGTTAAGTGTAGTTGCCTTTGATCTATTCTCGGGGCCACTTTCGCCTCCAAACTGGGAAGTTGAAGCCTTTTTGAAAATCGCCTGTGGATTATTTGCAGTAATTGGGCACATGTTTCCGGTATTTGCAAAATTCAGGGGGGGCAAAGGGGCTGCCACTGCCTGCGGAATGTTATTTGGTATAGAGCCCATATCCATCTCTATCTCTTTCTTAATTTTTGTAATTGTTATCCTAGCCACCCGATATGTTTCTCTGGCATCTATGTTAAGCTCATTTGTCTATCCGATTACATTGCTTGTGATGAAGTATGGACTAGGGATGGAAGTAGATGGCAGTATTATCATATTTAGTGTGCTTATAGCATCGGGGATTATTTACAGACATAAATCGAACATCCAGCGACTTCGGGATGGTACTGAAAGCAAAGTGGGTTCCTCAAAAAAGAATAACGAGGAGGAAGAGGAACAACAGACAGTAGGAGTTGAAGCATGATAAAGCGGAATGTGACCATAATTGGCGCCGGGAGTTTTGGTACGGCTTTAGCTACAGTCCTTGATACGGCGGGCAATAATGTACAGATCTGGGCAAGAGAAGCTGAAGTCGTGGATACCATTAATAATGACCATAGGAACCCGGCGTATTTAACAGATCTGGAGCTTCCTGAATCAATTAAAGCATACCACGATCTGGAGCAATGTCTGCGGGACCAGGATATGATTTTGTTTGCCACTCCATCACATACCTTAAGAGAGATTGCAGCGAGGATTAAGCCCTGTCTTGACGGACATGAAATACTAGTGACGGTATCAAAAGGAATAGAAAACGATACTTTTAAAACCATGTCCCAGATTTTGGTTGAGGTAATGGAGGGGGTAACCTACGAAGATAATGTAGGAGTACTCTATGGACC
This DNA window, taken from Balneola sp., encodes the following:
- the plsY gene encoding glycerol-3-phosphate 1-O-acyltransferase; translation: MLSTLTVLFISYILGSIPSAIWVGKVFKGVDVREHGSGNAGTTNTFRVLGVPFGVTVFVLDFMKGFVPSFWLSVVAFDLFSGPLSPPNWEVEAFLKIACGLFAVIGHMFPVFAKFRGGKGAATACGMLFGIEPISISISFLIFVIVILATRYVSLASMLSSFVYPITLLVMKYGLGMEVDGSIIIFSVLIASGIIYRHKSNIQRLRDGTESKVGSSKKNNEEEEEQQTVGVEA